A window from Drosophila nasuta strain 15112-1781.00 chromosome 3, ASM2355853v1, whole genome shotgun sequence encodes these proteins:
- the LOC132789492 gene encoding uncharacterized protein LOC132789492 translates to MGERVEANNNGVAARSIREVQQSFGESLGFGNEIIWDLLSDEQSQILETKIRTLIPDPTVPSNLVGDEREKAEERVAKQCGVFARLRQTLFNAVWEQRKYTNRQSLTSIFYVLVATNETDHNNALNSTKWSCHPVFRARRCLSDSNGRSNNSDDCCMIYVDENGRVYHNWESYVTSNQLPEGIMVTPPRGVYNLTLRGEVILQSMPTPASSTGSKVLGALDITSAVGGLGAAAVPIAGLAFTVAAPVMLVAGAVGLAAAGYSTARAGAQLVDRSQHEQSINVTDRTARGHWLSVVAGAVGLGAAGATSAVTVATNAGREVGAIAQLTVNSMNISSIMISATGLTSGVIDLILKHQDGDDISTMDVLQLSASLFLFTHSVYNFKLASTIINDTANNRIGSYRETLSNRQRRMFDKVVKETIRTKGVSRANMDIIRNVNEMPSRQQFNDLYKINRDLNRNGIRPSFAANGQGVELNGQVVTNTAELRASVQHNIGPDILGRVTNPLPESFQGSAVGGNNAGLRGNNAGRVFTGSAGMTESTAFDAPENTRNYADGVRILRLSSLVINGVAIALSQFGDDIFTRIINAESFENALLMLADNLSDNVMQFVLNLTETFMHIFWDELNDLLKFYISAESVLYRIGTHILDNYRYLTIDQLRLYTGEIIQAVNDYFTSLNPNNFPGLLTKCKVCNHFYNICDL, encoded by the exons ATGGGCGAGCGTGTTGAAGCAAATAATAATGGCGTTGCAGCGCGTAGCATTCGTGAAGTGCAACAATCCTTTGGCGAATCCCTTGGATTTGGTAATGAGATCATTTGGGATCT TTTATCAGATGAACAATCGCAGATATTGGAAACCAAAATCCGCACCCTTATACCTGATCCAACAGTGCCAAGCAATTTAGTAGGCGACGAAAGGGAAAAAGCCGAAGAAAGAGTTGCCAAACAATGTGGAGTCTTTGCCAGATTACGTCAAACTTTATTCAATGCGGTTTGGGAACAAC GTAAATACACAAATCGCCAGTCGTTAACGTCGATCTTTTATGTGCTGGTTGCCACCAATGAGACGGATCACAATAATGCTCTGAATTCCACAAAGTGGTCTTGCCATCCCGTTTTTCGTGCCCGTCGCTGTCTTT CCGATAGCAATGgacgcagcaacaacagcgacgatTGCTGCATGATTTATGTGGATGAAAATGGTCGTGTGTATCACAACTGGGAGTCCTATGTGACCAGCAATCAGCTGCCCGAAGGCATTATGGTGACACCTCCTCGAGGCGTCTACAATCTTACATTGCGAGGCGAAGTCATCTTGCAATCCATGCCAACGCCAGCATCTTCAACGGGAAGCAAGGTGCTTGGTGCACTCGACATTACCTCGGCAGTAGGTGGCTTGGGAGCAGCAGCTGTCCCCATAGCTGGACTAGCGTTCACAGTCGCTGCACCCGTTATGTTGGTAGCTGGCGCTGTTGGCCTAGCAGCTGCTGGCTATTCGACAGCACGAGCTGGCGCTCAGCTTGTGGATCGCAGTCAGCACGAGCAGTCAATCAATGTGACAGATCGCACGGCACGCGGTCATTGGCTGAGTGTGGTGGCAGGTGCTGTTGGCCTTGGGGCTGCAGGTGCCACAAGTGCGGTGACAGTGGCCACAAATGCTGGCCGAGAAGTGGGCGCC ATTGCTCAATTGACGGTCAACAGCATGAACATCTCATCCATTATGATATCAGCCACGGGCTTGACGAGTGGCGTCATAGATTTAATACTA AAACATCAGGATGGCGACGATATATCCACCATGGATGTGCTACAGTTGTCAGCCTCGCTCTTCCTCTTCACGCACAGCGTCTACAATTTTAAGCTGGCTTCGACCATCATCAATGATACGGCCAACAATCGCATTGGCTCGTATCGTGAAACGCTAAGCAATCGACAGAG GCGTATGTTCGACAAGGTGGTCAAGGAGACGATCCGAACAAAAGGCGTTTCTAGGGCCAACATGGACATTATACGGAATGTGAACGAGATGCCATCGCGACAGCAGTTCAACGATCTGTACAAGATCAACAGGGATTTAAATCGCAATGGCATACGCCCCTCATTCGCAGCAAATGGGCAAGGTGTTGAGCTGAATGGTCAAGTGGTCACAAATACGGCGGAATTGCGTGCCAGCGTACAGCACAATATCGGACCCGATATCCTTGGCCGGGTGACGAATCCCTTACCAGAGTCATTTCAAGGTTCCGCAGTCGGAGGCAATAACGCTGGCCTTCGTGGCAATAACGCTGGTCGTGTTTTCACTGGATCCGCCGGAATGACGGAATCAACCGCATTTGATGCGCCGGAGAACACAAGAAATTATGCTGACGGCGTACGCATTTTGAGACTCAGCAGTCTGGTGATTAATGGTGTTGCAATTGCACTCTCTCAGTTCGGAGATGATATTTTCACACGGATCATCAATGCCGAGAGTTTTGAGAACGCTTTGCTAAtgttggccgacaatctgagTGATAATGTGATGCAATTTGTGCTCAATTTGACGGAGAcctttatgcatattttttggGATGAACTCAACGATTTGCTAAAGTTTTACATATCGGCAGAGTCGGTGCTATATAGGATTGGTACTCATATATTGGATAACTATCGTTATTTAACAATAGATCAGTTAAGGCTTTATACTGGAGAAATTATTCAGGCtgttaatgattatttcacTTCACTAAATCCCAACAATTTCCCAGGATTGCTAACCAAGTGCAAGGTGTGCAATCATTTCTATAACATTTGCGACTTGTAA
- the LOC132789494 gene encoding ninjurin-A-like isoform X2: MNNLKHITLQMDKMDADKLKNQGIHNEAIDDIDGRVRRIPRAVPETDDDENDDRHYTDGNNVGVDDSLLADDENRGGSRGGSVVPFAKSPLPNGGPSRSFPYPGYNGNGFVNINGVQTPIPDVNTYQHKKTLAKGMMDLALLSANANQLRYVLETKQQHPYFYPSLLFISLSIIFQFFYSERGILAQYMSTNPIKH, from the exons atgaacAATCTAAAACATATTACACTTCAAATGGATAAGATGGATgctgataaattaaaaaatcaa ggtattcacAACGAGGCTATTGACGACATCGATGGACGTGTGCGTCGTATACCACGAGCAG TTCCTGAAACTGATGACGATGAAAATGACGATCGTCACTATACAGATGGCAATAATGTTGGTGTTGACGATAGTCTTCTAGCCGATGATGAGAATCGAGGCGGCAGTCGGGGTGGAAGTGTTGTTCCTTTTGCAAAATCTCCCCTGCCGAATGGAGGACCAAGTCGAAGCTTTCCATATCCCGGCTACAATGGTAACGGGTTCGTGAACATCAATGGCGTGCAGACGCCAATACCAGATGTTAATACGTATCAGCATAAGAAGACACTGGCAAAGGGTATGATGGACTTGGCGCTACTCTCGGCGAATGCGAATCAACTTCGTTATGTGCTGgagacaaaacaacaacatccatATTTTTATCCCAGTTTATTGTTCATTTCGTTGAGTATCATATTCCAG TTTTTCTACAGTGAACGAGGGATACTTGCGCAGTATATGAGTACCAATCCTATAAAGCACTGA
- the LOC132789494 gene encoding ninjurin-A-like isoform X1: MNNLKHITLQMDKMDADKLKNQGIHNEAIDDIDGRVRRIPRAVPETDDDENDDRHYTDGNNVGVDDSLLADDENRGGSRGGSVVPFAKSPLPNGGPSRSFPYPGYNGNGFVNINGVQTPIPDVNTYQHKKTLAKGMMDLALLSANANQLRYVLETKQQHPYFYPSLLFISLSIIFQIAVGVGLIWISRYNIKNEKEICRANRINNYTVIGIFIVTVVNVLISAFTTA, from the exons atgaacAATCTAAAACATATTACACTTCAAATGGATAAGATGGATgctgataaattaaaaaatcaa ggtattcacAACGAGGCTATTGACGACATCGATGGACGTGTGCGTCGTATACCACGAGCAG TTCCTGAAACTGATGACGATGAAAATGACGATCGTCACTATACAGATGGCAATAATGTTGGTGTTGACGATAGTCTTCTAGCCGATGATGAGAATCGAGGCGGCAGTCGGGGTGGAAGTGTTGTTCCTTTTGCAAAATCTCCCCTGCCGAATGGAGGACCAAGTCGAAGCTTTCCATATCCCGGCTACAATGGTAACGGGTTCGTGAACATCAATGGCGTGCAGACGCCAATACCAGATGTTAATACGTATCAGCATAAGAAGACACTGGCAAAGGGTATGATGGACTTGGCGCTACTCTCGGCGAATGCGAATCAACTTCGTTATGTGCTGgagacaaaacaacaacatccatATTTTTATCCCAGTTTATTGTTCATTTCGTTGAGTATCATATTCCAG attgCCGTAGGCGTCGGACTTATATGGATTAGCAGATACAATATTAAGAACGAGAAGGAAATCTGTCGTGCGAACCGAATTAATAATTACACAGTCATTGGCATTTTCATTGTAACCGTTGTCAATGTGTTAATCTCGGCGTTTACAACAGCGTGA
- the LOC132788269 gene encoding uncharacterized protein LOC132788269, producing MSGKSIREVQQSFAESLGFGKETIWDLLSNRQSEILEKKIRTLIPDPENYKQRAVFDRIRQTLFDAVWEQRKYTNGQSLTSIFYVLVATDETDEDDARNSTKWSCHPVFRARRCVSSRNGRSNNSVDCCMIYVDENGRVYQNWKSYLDNNELPEGIMVAPPRGVYKLTSKGRVILQSRETPAAGAIRKAVGVLDTASAVGGLGAAAVPVIGMFCTVAAPIVLTASIVGGGCAVYSTLRAGAQLIDRSMHDQSINVTDRTARGQWLGVVGGVVGLGASRATSNAIKVTNAGKRVGTVAQWTVNGMNISSIAMSATGLTNGIIDLVLKHDDGDDISTLDVLQLSASLFLFTHSLYNFQLASSIIDDTSNKRIGSYRKTLSNRQRRMFDKMVKETTRIKGVRQANVDIIRNVNDIPSRQQFNDLYKINTKLKERDIFPSFAANGRGVLLNGQVITNAADLRAYVQHNVGPDIIARVTNPKPDTFQGFGTSGNNAAFRSSRFLNPHEIAKNERRKRLCRIFELVQKARKVLPELFDKKSDDSIISSSLSS from the exons ATGAGTGGAAAAAGTATTCGTGAAGTACAACAATCCTTTGCCGAATCGCTTGGATTTGGTAAGGAGACCATCTGGGACCT TTTGTCAAATAGGCAATCCGAAATATTAGAAAAAAAGATCCGCACCCTTATTCCTGATCCTGAAAATTACAAACAACGTGCAGTATTTGACAGAATACGTCAAACTTTATTCGATGCAGTTTGGGAACAAC GTAAATACACAAATGGCCAGTCGTTAACATCGATCTTCTATGTGCTGGTTGCCACCGATGAGACGGATGAAGATGATGCTAGGAATTCCACAAAATGGTCTTGTCATCCTGTTTTTCGTGCACGTCGCTGCGTTT CCAGTCGCAATGgacgcagcaacaacagcgtcgATTGTTGCATGATTTATGTGGACGAAAATGGGCGTGTCTATCAGAACTGGAAGTCCTACTTGGATAACAACGAGTTGCCCGAAGGGATTATGGTGGCACCTCCCCGAGGTGTCTACAAACTCACATCGAAAGGCAGAGTTATATTGCAATCAAGGGAAACGCCAGCAGCGGGAGCAATTCGCAAAGCAGTTGGCGTCCTAGACACGGCTTCGGCGGTGGGTGGCTtaggagcagcagctgtgccCGTCATTGGGATGTTCTGCACAGTCGCTGCCCCAATTGTGCTGACAGCTTCCAttgttggtggtggttgtGCTGTCTATTCGACGCTACGAGCTGGTGCTCAGCTTATCGATCGCAGTATGCACGATCAGTCGATCAATGTGACAGATCGCACGGCACGCGGTCAATGGTTGGGCGTGGTGGGTGGTGTTGTTGGTCTTGGGGCATCACGTGCTACATCAAATGCGATTAAGGTCACAAATGCCGGTAAACGAGTGGGCACA GTTGCTCAGTGGACTGTTAACGGCATGAACATTTCATCCATTGCGATGTCTGCTACGGGCTTAACGAATGGTATCATCGATTTAGTACTG AAACACGACGATGGTGACGACATATCCACCTTGGATGTGTTACAGTTGTCTGCTTCTCTTTTCCTGTTCACGCACAGTCTCTACAATTTCCAGCTGGCATCGAGCATCATAGATGACACGTCCAACAAACGTATAGGATCGTATCGCAAGACTCTAAGCAATCGACAGAG ACGGATGTTCGACAAGATGGTCAAGGAGACGACTCGCATCAAGGGCGTTCGTCAAGCCAACGTGGACATTATACGCAATGTGAACGATATACCGTCGCGTCAGCAGTTCAATGATCTGTACAAGATCAACACCAAATTGAAAGAACGTGACATTTTTCCCTCGTTTGCAGCCAACGGCAGGGGAGTTCTGCTTAATGGCCAAGTGATCACCAATGCAGCGGATTTGCGTGCCTACGTACAACATAATGTCGGACCCGATATCATCGCCCGGGTGACGAATCCCAAACCGGACACTTTTCAAGGCTTTGGGACAAGTGGCAATAACGCTGCATTTCGAAGCAGTCGTTTTTTAAATCCGCATGAGATAGCGAAAAACGAACGAAGAAAACGACTGTGTCGAATATTTGAATTGGTGCAAAAAGCTCGCAAAGTTCTACCCGAACTCTTTGACAAAAAGTCTGACGATAGTATTATTA GCAGTTCGCTCTCCAGTTGA
- the LOC132792871 gene encoding uncharacterized protein LOC132792871 isoform X1 produces the protein MSRKSIREVQQSFAESLGFGNETIWDLLSNEQSKILKKKIRILIPDPEKNDKQCAVFARIRQTIFDAVWEQRKYTNRQSLTSIFYVLVATDETNEDDAINSTKWSCHPVFRARRCVSDINGRSVDCCLIYVDENGRVYQNWESYVTSNQLPEGIMVTPPRGVYNLTLRGEVILQSMPTPASSTESKVLGALDITLAVGGLGAAAVPIAGLALTVAAPVMLVAGAVGLAAAGYSTARAGAQLVDRSQHEQSINVTDRTARGQWLSVVAGAVGLGAAGATSAVTVATNAGRDVGAIAQLTVNSMNISSIMISATGLTSGVIDLILKHQDGDDISTMDALQLSASLFLFTHSVYNFKLASTIINDTANNRIGSYRESLSNQQRRTIDKVVKETIRTKGVSTDIIRNVNEMPLRQHFNRDLNRNGIRPSFAANGQGVELNDQVFTNMAELRIQDNIEPDILRQVTNPMPESFEGSEASGNNICLVGNNGGRVFTGSSRMTESTANYSPENTRNYADGVRILRLSSLVINGVAIELSQFGDGIFTRIISAESFENALLMLADNLNDNVMQFVLNLTETFMHIFWDELNDFLKFYIPAESVLYRIGTHILDNYRYLTIDHLQLFY, from the exons ATGAGTAGAAAAAGTATTCGTGAAGTACAACAATCCTTTGCCGAATCGCTTGGATTTGGTAATGAGACCATCTGGGACCT TTTGTCAAATGAGCAAtccaaaatattgaaaaaaaagatCCGCATCCTTATTCCTGATCCTGaaaaaaatgacaaacaaTGTGCAGTATTTGCCAGAATACGACAAACTATATTCGATGCAGTTTGGGAACAAC GTAAATACACAAATCGCCAGTCGTTAACATCGATCTTTTATGTGCTGGTTGCCACCGATGAGACGAATGAAGATGATGCTATAAATTCCACAAAATGGTCTTGTCATCCGGTTTTTCGTGCACGTCGCTGCGTTT CTGATATCAATGGACGCAGCGTCGATTGCTGCCTGATTTATGTGGACGAAAATGGACGTGTCTATCAGAATTGGGAGTCCTATGTGACCAGCAATCAGCTGCCCGAAGGCATTATGGTGACACCTCCTCGAGGCGTCTACAATCTTACATTGCGAGGCGAAGTCATCTTGCAATCCATGCCAACGCCGGCATCTTCAACGGAAAGCAAGGTACTTGGTGCACTCGACATTACCTTGGCAGTGGGTGGCTTgggagcagcagctgtgccCATAGCTGGACTAGCGCTCACAGTCGCTGCACCCGTTATGTTGGTAGCTGGCGCTGTTGGTTTAGCAGCTGCTGGCTATTCGACGGCACGAGCTGGCGCTCAGCTTGTGGATCGCAGTCAGCACGAGCAGTCAATCAATGTGACAGATCGCACGGCACGTGGTCAATGGCTGAGTGTGGTGGCAGGTGCTGTTGGCCTTGGGGCTGCAGGTGCCACAAGTGCCGTGACAGTGGCCACAAATGCTGGCCGAGATGTGGGCGCC ATTGCTCAATTGACGGTCAACAGCATGAACATTTCATCCATTATGATATCAGCCACAGGCTTGACGAGTGGCGTCATAGATTTAATACTT AAACATCAGGATGGCGACGATATATCCACCATGGATGCTCTACAGTTGTCTGCCTCGCTCTTCCTGTTCACGCACAGCGTCTACAATTTTAAACTGGCTTCGACTATCATCAATGATACGGCCAACAATCGAATTGGCTCGTATCGTGAATCGCTAAGCAATCAACAGAG ACGTACGATTGACAAGGTGGTCAAGGAGACGATCCGAACAAAAGGCGTTTCTACGGACATTATACGGAATGTGAACGAGATGCCATTGCGACAGCACTTCAACAGGGATTTAAATCGCAATGGCATACGCCCCTCATTCGCAGCAAATGGCCAAGGTGTTGAGCTAAATGATCAAGTGTTCACAAATATGGCGGAGTTGCGTATACAGGATAATATTGAACCCGATATCCTTCGTCAAGTGACAAATCCCATGCCAGAGTCATTTGAGGGCTCCGAAGCCAGTGGCAATAACATCTGTCTTGTTGGCAATAACGGTGGTCGAGTTTTCACTGGATCCTCAAGAATGACAGAGTCAACCGCAAATTATTCGCCGGAGAACACAAGAAATTATGCTGACGGCGTACGCATTTTGAGACTCAGCAGTCTGGTGATTAATGGTGTTGCAATTGAACTCTCTCAGTTCGGAGATGGTATTTTCACACGGATTATCAGTGCCGAGAGTTTTGAGAACGCTTTGCTAAtgttggccgacaatctgaaTGATAATGTGATGCAATTTGTGCTCAATTTGACGGAGacatttatgcatattttttggGATGAACTCAACGATTTTCTAAAGTTTTACATACCGGCAGAGTCGGTGCTATATAGGATTGGTACTCATATATTGGATAACTATCGTTATTTAACGATAGACCATTTACAGCTTTTTTACTAG
- the LOC132792871 gene encoding uncharacterized protein LOC132792871 isoform X2: MSRKSIREVQQSFAESLGFGNETIWDLLSNEQSKILKKKIRILIPDPEKNDKQCAVFARIRQTIFDAVWEQRKYTNRQSLTSIFYVLVATDETNEDDAINSTKWSCHPVFRARRCVSDINGRSVDCCLIYVDENGRVYQNWESYVTSNQLPEGIMVTPPRGVYNLTLRGEVILQSMPTPASSTESKVLGALDITLAVGGLGAAAVPIAGLALTVAAPVMLVAGAVGLAAAGYSTARAGAQLVDRSQHEQSINVTDRTARGQWLSVVAGAVGLGAAGATSAVTVATNAGRDVGAIAQLTVNSMNISSIMISATGLTSGVIDLILKHQDGDDISTMDALQLSASLFLFTHSVYNFKLASTIINDTANNRIGSYRESLSNQQRQTSAR, encoded by the exons ATGAGTAGAAAAAGTATTCGTGAAGTACAACAATCCTTTGCCGAATCGCTTGGATTTGGTAATGAGACCATCTGGGACCT TTTGTCAAATGAGCAAtccaaaatattgaaaaaaaagatCCGCATCCTTATTCCTGATCCTGaaaaaaatgacaaacaaTGTGCAGTATTTGCCAGAATACGACAAACTATATTCGATGCAGTTTGGGAACAAC GTAAATACACAAATCGCCAGTCGTTAACATCGATCTTTTATGTGCTGGTTGCCACCGATGAGACGAATGAAGATGATGCTATAAATTCCACAAAATGGTCTTGTCATCCGGTTTTTCGTGCACGTCGCTGCGTTT CTGATATCAATGGACGCAGCGTCGATTGCTGCCTGATTTATGTGGACGAAAATGGACGTGTCTATCAGAATTGGGAGTCCTATGTGACCAGCAATCAGCTGCCCGAAGGCATTATGGTGACACCTCCTCGAGGCGTCTACAATCTTACATTGCGAGGCGAAGTCATCTTGCAATCCATGCCAACGCCGGCATCTTCAACGGAAAGCAAGGTACTTGGTGCACTCGACATTACCTTGGCAGTGGGTGGCTTgggagcagcagctgtgccCATAGCTGGACTAGCGCTCACAGTCGCTGCACCCGTTATGTTGGTAGCTGGCGCTGTTGGTTTAGCAGCTGCTGGCTATTCGACGGCACGAGCTGGCGCTCAGCTTGTGGATCGCAGTCAGCACGAGCAGTCAATCAATGTGACAGATCGCACGGCACGTGGTCAATGGCTGAGTGTGGTGGCAGGTGCTGTTGGCCTTGGGGCTGCAGGTGCCACAAGTGCCGTGACAGTGGCCACAAATGCTGGCCGAGATGTGGGCGCC ATTGCTCAATTGACGGTCAACAGCATGAACATTTCATCCATTATGATATCAGCCACAGGCTTGACGAGTGGCGTCATAGATTTAATACTT AAACATCAGGATGGCGACGATATATCCACCATGGATGCTCTACAGTTGTCTGCCTCGCTCTTCCTGTTCACGCACAGCGTCTACAATTTTAAACTGGCTTCGACTATCATCAATGATACGGCCAACAATCGAATTGGCTCGTATCGTGAATCGCTAAGCAATCAACAGAG ACAGACAAGTGCCCGATAG